From Microcystis aeruginosa NIES-2549, a single genomic window includes:
- a CDS encoding M15 family metallopeptidase, whose translation MKPYQKIPIRECGEPLVPIPADKFVIPSPHAYEKLGANYRGKSPYFLRQGVLNALIEAQNRLQVYQPGWQILIFDAYRPVEVQQFMVDYTFQTLLDTRGLAKEKLSEAESQAILTEVYTIWAIPSDNAATPPPHSTGAAIDITLVDEKGQTIDMGGEIDEIGERSHPDYYIAAKSPQEQSYHQKRVLLAKVMEEAGFSRHKGEWWHFSLGDQMWAWSLDRAYAIYGRVED comes from the coding sequence ATGAAACCCTACCAAAAAATTCCTATTCGTGAATGTGGGGAACCCCTAGTACCTATACCCGCAGATAAGTTTGTTATTCCTTCTCCCCATGCTTACGAGAAATTAGGGGCTAATTATCGGGGTAAATCTCCCTATTTTTTGCGACAAGGGGTGTTAAATGCCCTGATTGAGGCTCAAAACCGTCTGCAAGTCTATCAACCCGGTTGGCAAATTTTGATTTTTGATGCCTATCGACCGGTGGAAGTGCAACAATTTATGGTCGATTATACTTTTCAGACTCTCCTAGACACAAGAGGATTAGCCAAAGAGAAACTATCGGAGGCAGAAAGTCAAGCGATTTTAACAGAAGTTTACACTATTTGGGCAATTCCCAGCGATAATGCCGCCACCCCGCCTCCCCATAGTACCGGAGCGGCGATCGATATTACCCTAGTGGACGAGAAGGGACAAACCATCGACATGGGGGGAGAAATCGATGAGATCGGAGAGCGATCGCATCCCGATTATTATATCGCCGCAAAAAGCCCGCAAGAACAGAGTTATCATCAAAAACGAGTTTTATTGGCTAAAGTGATGGAGGAGGCGGGATTTAGCCGACATAAGGGGGAATGGTGGCATTTTTCCCTAGGGGATCAGATGTGGGCCTGGTCGCTCGATCGAGCCTACGCCATCTATGGCAGAGTGGAGGATTAA
- a CDS encoding response regulator, whose amino-acid sequence MTTVLIVEDDPINFRVFAKILTKRGGLEVKGTEDVEEVLRIARDKEADVILMDVSLSHSVYEGKAVDGIKISQILKANPETADLPVILVTAHAMEGDRENFLKQSRADGYISKPVVDHQAFVEQILAIVDRESV is encoded by the coding sequence ATGACGACTGTTTTGATTGTAGAAGACGACCCGATAAATTTTCGCGTTTTTGCCAAAATTTTGACCAAACGAGGTGGTCTAGAGGTCAAAGGGACCGAAGATGTGGAAGAAGTGCTTCGTATTGCTCGGGATAAGGAAGCGGACGTGATCTTAATGGATGTCTCCCTCTCCCATAGTGTCTATGAAGGGAAAGCGGTAGATGGCATTAAAATCAGCCAAATTCTCAAAGCTAACCCCGAAACCGCCGATTTACCCGTTATTCTCGTCACTGCTCACGCTATGGAAGGCGATCGAGAGAATTTTCTCAAGCAGAGTCGGGCCGATGGTTATATTTCTAAACCAGTGGTTGATCACCAAGCTTTTGTTGAGCAAATTTTGGCGATCGTTGATCGGGAGTCGGTGTAA